From a single Raphanus sativus cultivar WK10039 chromosome 3, ASM80110v3, whole genome shotgun sequence genomic region:
- the LOC108846479 gene encoding uncharacterized protein LOC108846479 has product MESSIGFMTVFAVSGSVVLLVAQLHKRLLSYHMEKFELQLDMKNKEKKKKKVSFAEDVMEPSVNNVEYRRKTRKSKLEDGKGRIPQTSQVL; this is encoded by the exons ATGGAGAGCTCTATTGGGTTCATGACGGTCTTTGCCGTCTCCGGAAGCGTGGTGCTCCTTGTGGCTCAATTACACAAACGTCTCCTCTCCTACCACATGGAGAAGTTTGAACTTCAACTTG ATATGAAGAAtaaggagaagaaaaagaagaaggtgagTTTTGCAGAGGACGTGATGGAGCCGTCAGTGAACAACGTAGAGTATCGCCGGAAAACTCGGAAATCAAAATTGGAGGATGGAAAAGGAAGAATCCCACAAACGAGTCAAGTTTTATAA
- the LOC108847323 gene encoding G-type lectin S-receptor-like serine/threonine-protein kinase At1g11300 isoform X2 — MRLHGSMRSFVLVFSLCCFFLNACLAHERAFFSGNLSDSETILSSLGTFRFGFFNPVNSTSRYAGIWYNSIPVQTVIWVANRDKPINDSSGVISVSEDGNLVVTDGNMRVLWSTNLFTQVHTNSTVLAELLDSGNLVMKDANTDAYLWESFEYPTDSWLPNMLVGTNARTGGGNITITSWKTPSDPSPGSYTAALVLAAYPEIHIVNSNNATVWRSGPWNGQMFNGLPDRGSVIRRDWSEARRNWTVGDQVPATECDVYRRCGQFSTCNPLRTPPCSCVKGFKPRNLIEWTSGNSSGGCTRNVPLQCEKSNGSAADGFLRLRRMKLPDFARRSEASEPECLRTCLQTCSCTAFAHGLGYGCMTWNVSLVDSQELSSGGMDLYIRLAYSEKPDRRPVIIGTSLASGVLVMAACCLLVRRIVKKRRGRKKGAEQIFERVEALAGGGSKGKLKELPFFEFQVLAAATDNFSLSNKLGQGGFGPVYKGKLQEGQEIAVKRLSQASGQGLEELVNEVVVISKLQHRNLVKLLGCCIAGEERMLVYEYMPNKSLDYYLFDPSKAKLLDWKTRFNIINGICRGLLYLHRDSRLRIIHRDLKASNILLDENLVPKISDFGLAKIFSGDEDEAKTRRVVGTYGYMSTEYAMRGQFSEKSDVFSLGVILLEFVSGRRNSSSSLLACAWSMWKEGGINGLVDPEIFDTLYEKEIRKCVHIGLLCVQEAANRRPSVATVCSMLSSEVADIPEPRHPAFVSRNGVSEAESSEASNNNVTITDVSGR; from the exons ATGAGACTTCATGGGAGCATGAGATCCTTCGTTCTTGTTTTTTCACTGTGTTGCTTCTTCTTAAATGCTTGTCTTGCTCATGAGAGAGCTTTCTTTTCTGGCAACCTCAGTGATTCTGAGACCATACTCTCCAGCTTAGGCACGTTCAGGTTCGGTTTCTTTAACCCTGTTAACTCCACAAGTCGGTATGCTGGTATATGGTATAACAGCATTCCTGTACAAACTGTGATATGGGTTGCTAACAGAGATAAGCCCATCAATGACTCCTCTGGAGTTATCTCTGTATCTGAAGATGGAAACCTCGTAGTCACGGATGGTAACATGCGTGTTCTATGGTCAACTAACCTCTTTACTCAAGTTCATACTAATTCTACAGTCCTCGCTGAGCTTTTGGATTCAGGGAACCTCGTGATGAAAGATGCCAATACCGATGCATATCTTTGGGAGAGTTTTGAGTATCCTACTGATTCTTGGTTGCCAAACATGTTGGTTGGCACAAACGCAAGAACCGGAGGAGGGAACATCACAATAACTTCTTGGAAAACACCTTCAGATCCTTCCCCTGGAAGCTACACTGCTGCACTCGTTCTTGCTGCCTATCCAGAGATCCACATTGTGAACAGTAACAATGCTACCGTGTGGCGTAGTGGCCCCTGGAATGGTCAGATGTTTAACGGTCTACCAGATAG AGGATCAGTGATCAGGAGAGATTGGAGTGAAGCTAGGAGAAATTGGACGGTCGGAGATCAAGTTCCAGCAACAGAGTGTGATGTTTACAGAAGATGTGGCCAGTTCTCTACTTGCAACCCCCTGAGGACTCCTCCTTGTTCTTGCGTTAAAGGGTTTAAGCCAAGGAACCTCATAGAGTGGACCAGTGGAAACTCTAGTGGTGGATGCACAAGAAATGTGCCTTTGCAGTGTGAGAAGAGTAATGGGAGTGCTGCTGATGGGTTTCTGAGGCTTAGAAGAATGAAACTGCCTGACTTTGCAAGAAGATCAGAAGCTAGTGAACCAGAATGCTTAAGGACTTGTTTGCAGACATGTTCTTGTACAGCTTTTGCTCATGGTTTAGGTTATGGTTGCATGACTTGGAATGTAAGCTTAGTTGATTCACAGGAGCTATCTAGTGGTGGAATGGATCTCTATATCCGTCTTGCATATTCAGAAAAACCAGACAGAAGGCCGGTTATAATCGGTACATCATTGGCAAGTGGTGTTTTAGTTATGGCAGCTTGTTGTCTGTTAGTAAGACGCATTGTCAAGAAGAGAAGAG GGAGAAAGAAAGGAGCAGAGCAGATATTTGAGAGAGTAGAAGCTTTAGCTGGTGGTGGTAGTAAAGGAAAGTTGAAAGAGCTACCATTTTTTGAGTTTCAAGTGTTGGCTGCAGCGACTGATAATTTCTCTCTGAGTAATAAGCTCGGACAAGGCGGGTTTGGTCCTGTTTACAAA GGGAAGTTGCAAGAAGGACAAGAGATTGCTGTGAAGAGACTGTCACAAGCATCTGGACAAGGGCTTGAGGAGCTTGTTAATGAAGTGGTTGTGATCTCTAAGTTGCAACACAGGAACCTGGTGAAACTACTTGGTTGCTGCATTGCAGGAGAAGAAAGGATGTTAGTTTATGAGTACATGCCAAACAAAAGCTTAGACTATTATCTATTTG ACCCAAGTAAGGCAAAGCTTCTTGACTGGAAGACAAGGTTTAACATAATAAATGGGATATGTAGAGGTCTTCTGTACCTTCACAGAGATTCAAGGCTGAGAATCATTCACAGAGATTTAAAAGCTAGCAATATCTTGTTAGATGAGAATCTGGTTCCCAAAATATCTGACTTCGGGTTGGCTAAGATTTTCTCAGGGGATGAAGATGAAGCAAAGACCCGTAGGGTCGTTGGAACATA CGGCTATATGTCAACAGAGTATGCAATGAGAGGACAGTTTTCAGAGAAGTCTGATGTATTCAGCTTAGGTGTGATACTCTTGGAGTTTGTCAGTGGAAGAAGAAACTCAAGTTCAAGTCTCTTAGCTTGT GCATGGTCAATGTGGAAAGAAGGGGGGATCAATGGTCTAGTGGATCCTGAGATCTTTGACACACTGTATgagaaagagataagaaaaTGCGTTCACATTGGACTTTTGTGTGTGCAAGAAGCTGCTAATCGTAGACCAAGTGTTGCTACGGTATGTTCTATGCTCAGCAGCGAGGTTGCAGACATTCCAGAACCGAGACACCCTGCTTTTGTTTCGAGGAACGGTGTTTCAGAAGCTGAGTCCTCTGAAGCCTCTAACAACAATGTCACCATCACCGATGTCTCGGGACGTTAG
- the LOC108847325 gene encoding probable sucrose-phosphatase 2 isoform X1, producing MERLTSPPRLMIVSDLDHTMVDHHDPENLSLLRFNSLWEHAYRHDSLLVFSTGRSPTLYKELRKEKPLLTPDITIMSVGTEITYGNSMVPDHGWVDTLNHKWDLGVVKEETGKFSELTLQAETEQRPHKVSFYVDKSKAQDVTKELSLRLEKRGLDVKIIYSGGMDLDILPQGAGKGQALAYLLKKLKSEGRLPLNTLACGDSGNDAELFSIPDVYGVMVSNAQEELLKWHAENAKDNPKVIHAKERCAGGIIQAVGEFKLGPNLSPRDVSDFLECRVENVNPGHEVVKFFLFYERWRRGEVENSEAYIASLKASCVSHPGGVFVHPSGAEKSLVDTIDELRKYHGDKQGKKFRVWVDQVLATETNHGTWNVKFDKWEQSGDEHRGCTTTVKFTAKEGEGLVWERVEQTWSEESELKKDDSSWII from the exons ATGGAGCGGCTAACATCTCCACCTCGTCTCATGATCGTCTCCGATCTTGATCACAccatg GTTGATCATCATGACCCTGAGAACCTCTCTCTGCTAAGATTCAATTCACTCTGGGAACACGCTTACCGCCACGACTCTCTTCTCGTCTTCTCTACCGGAAGATCACCCACCCTTTACAAAGAGTTAAGAAAGGAGAAGCCTTTGCTGACCCCTGACATCACCATCATGTCTGTTGGCACTGAGATCACTTATGGTAACTCCATGGTTCCTGATCACGGTTGGGTTGATACTTTGAATCACAAATGGGACTTGGGGGTTGTCAAAGAAGAGACTGGGAAGTTCTCTGAGTTAACTCTTCAG GCGGAAACTGAGCAGAGGCCACACAAGGTTAGCTTTTACGTTGACAAGAGTAAGGCTCAGGATGTGACTAAAGAGCTCTCACTGCGGTTGGAGAAACGTGGG TTGGATGTGAAAATAATTTACAGTGGAGGCATGGATCTGGATATCTTACCTCAAGGTGCTGGAAAGGGACAAGCGCTCGCTTATCTCCTCAAGAAGCTCAAGAGCGAAGGGAGACTCCCTCTCAACACTCTCGCTTGCGGTGACTCCGGGAACGATGCCGAACTCTTTAGCATCCCCGACGTTTACGGCGTCATGGTAAGCAATGCTCAGGAGGAGCTGTTGAAGTGGCACGCTGAGAATGCTAAAGACAACCCGAAGGTGATCCATGCGAAGGAGAGGTGTGCGGGTGGGATTATACAAGCCGTTGGTGAGTTCAAGCTTGGTCCAAACCTTTCTCCGAGAGACGTCTCTGACTTCTTGGAGTGCAGGGTTGAGAATGTCAACCCTGGTCATGAGGTTGTGaagtttttcttgttttatgaGAGGTGGAGACGTGGTGAGGTTGAGAACAGCGAGGCGTACATAGCTAGCCTCAAAGCTTCATGTGTGAGT CACCCTGGAGGTGTGTTTGTTCATCCATCTGGTGCTGAGAAATCTCTGGTGGATACCATTGATGAGCTGCGTAAGTACCATGGAGACAAACAAGGAAAGAAGTTTCGGGTTTGGGTAGATCAAGTCTTGGCAACAGAGACCAATCATGGGACATGGAATGTAAAGTTTGATAAATGGGAACAGAGTG GGGATGAACACAGAGGCTGCACAACGACTGTCAAGTTCACAGCAAAG GAAGGTGAAGGGTTGGTGTGGGAACGTGTAGAGCAAACTTGGTCAGAGGAATCAGAGTTGAAGAAGGATGATAGCAGCTGGATCATCTGA
- the LOC108845358 gene encoding mitochondrial import inner membrane translocase subunit TIM14-1 gives MVVGPFLAGVAVAATALAGRYGIQAWQAFKSRPPRPKIKKFYEGGFQPTMTKREAALILGIRENVPAEKVKEAHRKVMVANHPDAGGSHFLASKINEAKDVMLGKTKGGGSLF, from the exons ATGGT GGTTGGGCCATTTTTGGCGGGAGTTGCAGTAGCTGCGACTGCACTTGCTGGTAGATATGGTATCCAAGCTTGGCAAGCCTTCAAGTCTAGGCCACCTAGGCCCAAAATCAAGAAATTCTACGAAGGCGGTTTCCAGCCTACCATGACCAAAAGAGAAGCCGCCCTCATTCTTGGCATCAG GGAGAATGTTCCGGCGGAGAAGGTGAAGGAAGCACACAGGAAAGTGATGGTTGCAAACCATCCAGACGCAGGTGGTAGCCATTTCTTGGCCTCTAAGATCAATGAAGCTAAAGACGTCATGCTCGGCAAAACTAAAGGCGGTGGATCCCTCTTTTAG
- the LOC108847324 gene encoding uncharacterized protein LOC108847324 produces MVSSNDPIETIFNSIQVVKDGIELGVKKAARDIETCWVSKEKDFRLALRSSGRNRKKRVCPDSEDDVQKKGLSVKSLFGMFSPNLANQKLTRGNEVVVKKKKKVRFLEKEEEDGSCTNCFKFAMTWSLLVSGLVHAFPIPFKKRVHKDENRLLHSRKQNLRSKPNSTEKEGNPFSIECAVGFVIEMLAQNLQKLDQFVLQDSSKNESKEATPLVFNIWDDARKLDVNGFLGNLMFARVGDVASGIVGLTSSPVSEDGDESTAAGKEESAVVDSPPQSLASGLLSIPLSNVERLKSTLSTISLTELIELLPQLGRPSADHPDKKKLISVQDFFRYTESEGRRFFEELDRDGDGKVTLEDLEIAMRRRKLPRRYAKDFMRRARSHLFSKSFGWKQFLSLMEQKEPTILRAYTSLCLTKSGTLQKSEILASLNNAGLPANEENAIAMMRFLMADTEESISYGHFRNFMVLLPYERLQDDPRNIWFEAATVVAVAPPVALPAGDVLKSALAGGLASALSTSLMHPIDTIKTRVQASTLSFPEVIAKLPEIGVRGVYKGSIPAILGQFSSHGLRTGIFEASKLVLINFAPNLPEIQVQSIASFCSTLLGTAVRIPCEVLKQRLQAGMFNNVGEAIVGTWKQDGPGGFFRGTGATLCREVPLYVVGMGLYAESKKMVAQALGRELEAWETIAVGAVSGGIAAVVTTPFDVMKTRMMTATPGRPISMSMVAFSILRHEGPLGLFKGAVPRFFWVAPLGAMNFAGYELAKKAMQKNEEVVVADQLGQKKLC; encoded by the exons ATGGTGTCATCGAACGATCCTATCGAGACAATATTCAATTCAATCCAAGTAGTGAAAGATGGCATCGAGCTTGGCGTCAAGAAGGCTGCCAGAGACATCGAGACTTGCTGGGTTAGCAAAGAGAAGGACTTTCGTTTGGCGCTGAGGTCTTCAGGACGAAACAGGAAGAAGCGGGTTTGTCCAGACTCGGAGGACGATGTTCAGAAGAAAGGTTTGTCTGTGAAGTCACTCTTTGGCATGTTTTCACCCAATCTAGCGAACCAAAAGCTTACACGTGGAAATGAGGTggtggtgaagaagaagaagaaagttaggttcttggagaaagaagaagaggatggtTCTTGTACGAATTGCTTTAAGTTCGCCATGACTTGGTCTTTACTAGTCAGTGGGCTTGTCCATGCCTTTCCCATTCCCTTTAAGAAGAGGGTTCACAAAGATGAGAACCGTCTCTTGCATTCACGTAAACAGAACCTTAGATCAAAGCCTAACTCTACAGAAAAAGAAGGGAACCCCTTTTCGATTGAATGCGCAGTGGGTTTCGTTATCGAAATGTTGGCTCAGAACCTCCAGAAGCTAGACCAGTTTGTTCTTCAGGACAGTTCAAAGAATGAATCTAAGGAAGCGACTCCACTTGTCTTTAACATATGGGACGATGCTAGGAAGCTCGATGTGAATGGGTTTCTTGGGAACTTGATGTTTGCTAGAGTTGGAGACGTGGCGTCGGGTATAGTTGGCCTGACGTCGTCTCCAGTAAGCGAAGATGGTGATGAGAGTACTGCTGCTGGTAAGGAGGAAAGTGCGGTGGTTGATTCTCCTCCACAGAGCCTGGCCAGTGGGCTGCTGAGTATACCTTTGTCTAACGTAGAGCGCTTGAAATCCACACTGTCCACGATTTCGTTGACGGAACTTATCGAGCTTTTGCCTCAGTTAGGACGACCTTCAGCAGACCATCCGGACAAGAAGAAACTTATCTCTGTTCAGGATTTTTTCAGATACACCGAGTCTGAAG GCAGGAGATTCTTTGAAGAACTAGATAGAGATGGTGATGGCAAAGTAACTTTGGAAGATCTGGAGATTGCAATGAGGAGAAGAAAACTGCCTAGAAGATACGCCAAGGATTTTATGAGACGAGCGAGGAGTCATCTTTTCTCGAAATCGTTTGGTTGGAAGCAGTTTTTGTCCTTGATGGAACAGAAGGAGCCGACCATCCTCCGTGCCTATACATCTCTCTGTTTGACCAAGTCTGGTACTCTTCAGAAGAGTGAGATACTGGCATCACTTAATAACGCAGGGCTTCCTGCTAATGAAGAGAATGCTATAGCCATGATGAGGTTCTTGATGGCTGATACTGAAGAGTCTATCTCTTATGGACATTTCCGTAATTTCATGGTTTTGCTGCCGTATGAGCGGTTACAGGATGATCCTCG TAACATCTGGTTCGAAGCTGCGACTGTTGTTGCTGTTGCACCCCCTGTGGCCTTACCTGCTGGGGATGTTCTAAAATCTGCATTAGCTGGAGGACTTGCCTCTGCTCTCTCCACTTCCCTAATGCATCCTATTGACACAATCAAG ACACGTGTGCAAGCATCAACCTTGTCCTTTCCTGAGGTAATAGCAAAGCTTCCAGAGATTGGTGTCCGGGGAGTATATAAGGGTTCTATTCCAGCAATTCTTGGACAGTTTTCAAG CCATGGCCTGCGGACAGGAATATTCGAAGCAAGTAAACTTGTGTTGATAAATTTTGCTCCCAATCTCCCAGAAATTCAG GTTCAATCGATTGCATCATTCTGCAGCACGTTATTAGGCACAGCTGTGCGGATTCCATGTGAGGTTCTGAAGCAAAGGTTGCAGGCTGGCATGTTTAACAATGTAGGGGAAGCCATTGTAGGGACGTGGAAGCAAGACGGTCCAGGAGGTTTCTTCCGTGGGACAGGCGCAACTCTTTGCCGCGAAGTTCCACTTTACGTTGTTGGCATGGGACTGTATGCAGAGTCCAAAAAG ATGGTGGCGCAAGCACTGGGAAGAGAACTGGAGGCATGGGAGACAATAGCGGTCGGTGCGGTGTCAGGAGGCATAGCAGCGGTTGTAACAACGCCATTTGATGTGATGAAGACGAGAATGATGACTGCAACACCAGGGAGACCCATCTCAATGTCAATGGTTGCTTTCTCGATCTTACGCCACGAGGGACCGCTTGGTTTGTTCAAAGGAGCAGTCCCGAGGTTCTTCTGGGTGGCTCCTCTTGGTGCCATGAACTTTGCTGGCTATGAGTTAGCCAAGAAAGCTATGCAGAAGAACGAGGAAGTTGTAGTGGCTGATCAGCTTGGTCAGAAGAAGCTTTGCTAG
- the LOC108847323 gene encoding G-type lectin S-receptor-like serine/threonine-protein kinase At1g11300 isoform X1, with product MRLHGSMRSFVLVFSLCCFFLNACLAHERAFFSGNLSDSETILSSLGTFRFGFFNPVNSTSRYAGIWYNSIPVQTVIWVANRDKPINDSSGVISVSEDGNLVVTDGNMRVLWSTNLFTQVHTNSTVLAELLDSGNLVMKDANTDAYLWESFEYPTDSWLPNMLVGTNARTGGGNITITSWKTPSDPSPGSYTAALVLAAYPEIHIVNSNNATVWRSGPWNGQMFNGLPDRYTGVFLYRFIINDDTNGSVTMSFANDSTLKHFYLDYRGSVIRRDWSEARRNWTVGDQVPATECDVYRRCGQFSTCNPLRTPPCSCVKGFKPRNLIEWTSGNSSGGCTRNVPLQCEKSNGSAADGFLRLRRMKLPDFARRSEASEPECLRTCLQTCSCTAFAHGLGYGCMTWNVSLVDSQELSSGGMDLYIRLAYSEKPDRRPVIIGTSLASGVLVMAACCLLVRRIVKKRRGRKKGAEQIFERVEALAGGGSKGKLKELPFFEFQVLAAATDNFSLSNKLGQGGFGPVYKGKLQEGQEIAVKRLSQASGQGLEELVNEVVVISKLQHRNLVKLLGCCIAGEERMLVYEYMPNKSLDYYLFDPSKAKLLDWKTRFNIINGICRGLLYLHRDSRLRIIHRDLKASNILLDENLVPKISDFGLAKIFSGDEDEAKTRRVVGTYGYMSTEYAMRGQFSEKSDVFSLGVILLEFVSGRRNSSSSLLACAWSMWKEGGINGLVDPEIFDTLYEKEIRKCVHIGLLCVQEAANRRPSVATVCSMLSSEVADIPEPRHPAFVSRNGVSEAESSEASNNNVTITDVSGR from the exons ATGAGACTTCATGGGAGCATGAGATCCTTCGTTCTTGTTTTTTCACTGTGTTGCTTCTTCTTAAATGCTTGTCTTGCTCATGAGAGAGCTTTCTTTTCTGGCAACCTCAGTGATTCTGAGACCATACTCTCCAGCTTAGGCACGTTCAGGTTCGGTTTCTTTAACCCTGTTAACTCCACAAGTCGGTATGCTGGTATATGGTATAACAGCATTCCTGTACAAACTGTGATATGGGTTGCTAACAGAGATAAGCCCATCAATGACTCCTCTGGAGTTATCTCTGTATCTGAAGATGGAAACCTCGTAGTCACGGATGGTAACATGCGTGTTCTATGGTCAACTAACCTCTTTACTCAAGTTCATACTAATTCTACAGTCCTCGCTGAGCTTTTGGATTCAGGGAACCTCGTGATGAAAGATGCCAATACCGATGCATATCTTTGGGAGAGTTTTGAGTATCCTACTGATTCTTGGTTGCCAAACATGTTGGTTGGCACAAACGCAAGAACCGGAGGAGGGAACATCACAATAACTTCTTGGAAAACACCTTCAGATCCTTCCCCTGGAAGCTACACTGCTGCACTCGTTCTTGCTGCCTATCCAGAGATCCACATTGTGAACAGTAACAATGCTACCGTGTGGCGTAGTGGCCCCTGGAATGGTCAGATGTTTAACGGTCTACCAGATAGGTATACGGGAGTTTTTCTCTATAGATTCATAATTAATGATGATACTAATGGATCAGTCACCATGTCATTTGCTAATGACTCAACGTTAAAACACTTCTACTTGGACTATAGAGGATCAGTGATCAGGAGAGATTGGAGTGAAGCTAGGAGAAATTGGACGGTCGGAGATCAAGTTCCAGCAACAGAGTGTGATGTTTACAGAAGATGTGGCCAGTTCTCTACTTGCAACCCCCTGAGGACTCCTCCTTGTTCTTGCGTTAAAGGGTTTAAGCCAAGGAACCTCATAGAGTGGACCAGTGGAAACTCTAGTGGTGGATGCACAAGAAATGTGCCTTTGCAGTGTGAGAAGAGTAATGGGAGTGCTGCTGATGGGTTTCTGAGGCTTAGAAGAATGAAACTGCCTGACTTTGCAAGAAGATCAGAAGCTAGTGAACCAGAATGCTTAAGGACTTGTTTGCAGACATGTTCTTGTACAGCTTTTGCTCATGGTTTAGGTTATGGTTGCATGACTTGGAATGTAAGCTTAGTTGATTCACAGGAGCTATCTAGTGGTGGAATGGATCTCTATATCCGTCTTGCATATTCAGAAAAACCAGACAGAAGGCCGGTTATAATCGGTACATCATTGGCAAGTGGTGTTTTAGTTATGGCAGCTTGTTGTCTGTTAGTAAGACGCATTGTCAAGAAGAGAAGAG GGAGAAAGAAAGGAGCAGAGCAGATATTTGAGAGAGTAGAAGCTTTAGCTGGTGGTGGTAGTAAAGGAAAGTTGAAAGAGCTACCATTTTTTGAGTTTCAAGTGTTGGCTGCAGCGACTGATAATTTCTCTCTGAGTAATAAGCTCGGACAAGGCGGGTTTGGTCCTGTTTACAAA GGGAAGTTGCAAGAAGGACAAGAGATTGCTGTGAAGAGACTGTCACAAGCATCTGGACAAGGGCTTGAGGAGCTTGTTAATGAAGTGGTTGTGATCTCTAAGTTGCAACACAGGAACCTGGTGAAACTACTTGGTTGCTGCATTGCAGGAGAAGAAAGGATGTTAGTTTATGAGTACATGCCAAACAAAAGCTTAGACTATTATCTATTTG ACCCAAGTAAGGCAAAGCTTCTTGACTGGAAGACAAGGTTTAACATAATAAATGGGATATGTAGAGGTCTTCTGTACCTTCACAGAGATTCAAGGCTGAGAATCATTCACAGAGATTTAAAAGCTAGCAATATCTTGTTAGATGAGAATCTGGTTCCCAAAATATCTGACTTCGGGTTGGCTAAGATTTTCTCAGGGGATGAAGATGAAGCAAAGACCCGTAGGGTCGTTGGAACATA CGGCTATATGTCAACAGAGTATGCAATGAGAGGACAGTTTTCAGAGAAGTCTGATGTATTCAGCTTAGGTGTGATACTCTTGGAGTTTGTCAGTGGAAGAAGAAACTCAAGTTCAAGTCTCTTAGCTTGT GCATGGTCAATGTGGAAAGAAGGGGGGATCAATGGTCTAGTGGATCCTGAGATCTTTGACACACTGTATgagaaagagataagaaaaTGCGTTCACATTGGACTTTTGTGTGTGCAAGAAGCTGCTAATCGTAGACCAAGTGTTGCTACGGTATGTTCTATGCTCAGCAGCGAGGTTGCAGACATTCCAGAACCGAGACACCCTGCTTTTGTTTCGAGGAACGGTGTTTCAGAAGCTGAGTCCTCTGAAGCCTCTAACAACAATGTCACCATCACCGATGTCTCGGGACGTTAG
- the LOC108847325 gene encoding probable sucrose-phosphatase 2 isoform X2: MERLTSPPRLMIVSDLDHTMVDHHDPENLSLLRFNSLWEHAYRHDSLLVFSTGRSPTLYKELRKEKPLLTPDITIMSVGTEITYGNSMVPDHGWVDTLNHKWDLGVVKEETGKFSELTLQAETEQRPHKVSFYVDKSKAQDVTKELSLRLEKRGLDVKIIYSGGMDLDILPQGAGKGQALAYLLKKLKSEGRLPLNTLACGDSGNDAELFSIPDVYGVMVSNAQEELLKWHAENAKDNPKVIHAKERCAGGIIQAVGEFKLGPNLSPRDVSDFLECRVENVNPGHEVVKFFLFYERWRRGEVENSEAYIASLKASCHPGGVFVHPSGAEKSLVDTIDELRKYHGDKQGKKFRVWVDQVLATETNHGTWNVKFDKWEQSGDEHRGCTTTVKFTAKEGEGLVWERVEQTWSEESELKKDDSSWII, encoded by the exons ATGGAGCGGCTAACATCTCCACCTCGTCTCATGATCGTCTCCGATCTTGATCACAccatg GTTGATCATCATGACCCTGAGAACCTCTCTCTGCTAAGATTCAATTCACTCTGGGAACACGCTTACCGCCACGACTCTCTTCTCGTCTTCTCTACCGGAAGATCACCCACCCTTTACAAAGAGTTAAGAAAGGAGAAGCCTTTGCTGACCCCTGACATCACCATCATGTCTGTTGGCACTGAGATCACTTATGGTAACTCCATGGTTCCTGATCACGGTTGGGTTGATACTTTGAATCACAAATGGGACTTGGGGGTTGTCAAAGAAGAGACTGGGAAGTTCTCTGAGTTAACTCTTCAG GCGGAAACTGAGCAGAGGCCACACAAGGTTAGCTTTTACGTTGACAAGAGTAAGGCTCAGGATGTGACTAAAGAGCTCTCACTGCGGTTGGAGAAACGTGGG TTGGATGTGAAAATAATTTACAGTGGAGGCATGGATCTGGATATCTTACCTCAAGGTGCTGGAAAGGGACAAGCGCTCGCTTATCTCCTCAAGAAGCTCAAGAGCGAAGGGAGACTCCCTCTCAACACTCTCGCTTGCGGTGACTCCGGGAACGATGCCGAACTCTTTAGCATCCCCGACGTTTACGGCGTCATGGTAAGCAATGCTCAGGAGGAGCTGTTGAAGTGGCACGCTGAGAATGCTAAAGACAACCCGAAGGTGATCCATGCGAAGGAGAGGTGTGCGGGTGGGATTATACAAGCCGTTGGTGAGTTCAAGCTTGGTCCAAACCTTTCTCCGAGAGACGTCTCTGACTTCTTGGAGTGCAGGGTTGAGAATGTCAACCCTGGTCATGAGGTTGTGaagtttttcttgttttatgaGAGGTGGAGACGTGGTGAGGTTGAGAACAGCGAGGCGTACATAGCTAGCCTCAAAGCTTCATGT CACCCTGGAGGTGTGTTTGTTCATCCATCTGGTGCTGAGAAATCTCTGGTGGATACCATTGATGAGCTGCGTAAGTACCATGGAGACAAACAAGGAAAGAAGTTTCGGGTTTGGGTAGATCAAGTCTTGGCAACAGAGACCAATCATGGGACATGGAATGTAAAGTTTGATAAATGGGAACAGAGTG GGGATGAACACAGAGGCTGCACAACGACTGTCAAGTTCACAGCAAAG GAAGGTGAAGGGTTGGTGTGGGAACGTGTAGAGCAAACTTGGTCAGAGGAATCAGAGTTGAAGAAGGATGATAGCAGCTGGATCATCTGA